The following coding sequences lie in one Spinacia oleracea cultivar Varoflay chromosome 1, BTI_SOV_V1, whole genome shotgun sequence genomic window:
- the LOC110774879 gene encoding tRNA (carboxymethyluridine(34)-5-O)-methyltransferase, which translates to MIFGRIESWRVSYQILRELHSPPLISVCKCYSTVSNKMKDIRVGHPSVFSTAESDRETRDQPSELTSKDRFSSNHVQYTPEIEKTYVHQVYDAIAPHFSSTRFAKWPKVASFLDSLPQGSLVLDAGCGNGKYLGFNPKCVSVGCDISPALISICAERGHEALVADAVILPYRSGFGDAAISIAVLHHLSTESRRRKAIEELVRVVRKGGLVLVTVWAVEQEDPGLLSKWTPLSRRYLDEWIGPGSPRVHSSRSFNLQSIPESENGSQESCTVSNESLGEKLDRTMKLNDQENDTSTTSIGDKCNENQEYFVPWHLPYHRAEISGSSASAVANGLARKDDKKGAVVYNRYYHVFSEGELESLVSGMSNAVIVDRFFDKSNWCVILEKKE; encoded by the exons ATGATATTTGGTCGCATAGAATCTTGGAGAGTTTCTTATCAAATACTGCGGGAATTGCACTCACCTCCTCTCATATCTGTTTGCAAGTGTTACTCCACAGTGTCTAATAAGATGAAGGATATTAGAGTCGGCCACCCTTCTGTTTTCTCGACTGCTGAATCTGATAGAGAAACTCGGGATCAACCATCTGAATTGACAAGTAAGGATAGATTTTCATCGAATCATGTTCAGTATACCCCTGAAATCGAGAAGACGTATGTCCATCAGGTTTATGATGCAATTGCTCCCCACTTTAGTTCAACCAGATTTGCTAAATGGCCAAAGGTTGCATCGTTTTTAGATTCCTTGCCACAAGGATCTCTTGTCCTGGATGCAGGATGTGGAAATGGGAAATACTTAGGTTTCAATCCCAAATGTGTTTCCGTAGGATGTGATATAAGTCCAGCTTTAATCAGTATATGTGCAGAGAGAGGGCATGAAGCATTGGTTGCTGATGCTGTAATTTTGCCTTATAGAAGTGGTTTTGGTGATGCAGCAATCTCTATTGCTGTGTTACATCACCTGAGTACTGAAAGTAGGAGGCGAAAAGCCATTGAAGAACTGGTTCGAGTTGTTAGGAAGGGAGGTTTGGTGTTAGTAACAGTTTGGGCTGTGGAGCAAGAGGATCCAGGTTTGTTGAGTAAATGGACTCCATTGTCCCGTAGGTACCTGGATGAGTGGATTGGACCCGGTAGTCCTCGTGTGCATAGCTCCAGGTCATTTAATTTACAAAGCATTCCTGAAAGCGAGAATGGATCTCAAGAGTCATGCACAGTCTCTAATGAGTCCCTTGGTGAAAAGCTGGATAGAACAATGAAGTTAAATGACCAAGAAAACGACACATCAACTACCTCGATTGGTGATAAATGTAACGAAAACCAAGAGTATTTTGTTCCATGGCATTTACCTTATCATCGAGCTGAAATTAGTGGTTCTTCTGCTTCTGCTGTTGCAAATGGTCTGGCAAGAAAAGATGACAAAAAGGGTGCTGTGGTATATAACCGATATTATCATGTGTTTAGTGAGGGTGAACTTGAAAG TTTAGTGTCTGGAATGAGCAATGCTGTGATCGTGGATCGCTTCTTTGATAAATCAAATTGGTGTGTTATTCTTGAAAAAAAAGAATGA
- the LOC110774885 gene encoding divinyl chlorophyllide a 8-vinyl-reductase, chloroplastic: MSISTSSPCHTFSLAKSQDHFRSNPQNLSLIQVNPFPYTLPFHSCSSKLYKNFSKNNKLLQPTNASITSSSTSTVEKSPTNQAFRSKNPKDINVLVVGSTGYIGKFVVKELVKRGFNVIAVAREKSGIKGKYGKEETLSQLNGANVCFSGVTDLDELERNLENFGVGSIDVVVSCLASRNGGIKDSWLIDYEATKNSLTAGRKFGAVHFVLLSAICVQKPLLEFQRAKLKFEAELMQEAEKDEGFSYSIVRPTAFFKSLGGQVELVKDGKPYVMFGDGKLCACKPMSEPDLASFIVDSVLHEDKINQVLPIGGPGKALTPLEQGEMLFKLLGKEPKFIKVPIEIMDFAIGVLDFLVKVFPSLEDAAEFGKIGRYYAAESMLVLDPETGDYSAEKTPSYGRDTLEEFFQKVLTEGMAGQELGDQTLI, encoded by the coding sequence ATGTCAATTTCTACAAGTTCACCTTGCCACACTTTCAGCTTAGCAAAGTCACAAGATCATTTCAGAAGCAACCCACAAAATCTCAGCTTAATTCAGGTGAACCCATTTCCTTACACTCTCCCATTTCACTCTTGTTCATCAAAATTGTACAAGAATTTTAGCAAGAATAACAAACTGCTACAACCAACTAATGCTTCAATTACAAGTAGTAGCACTTCAACTGTAGAAAAATCTCCCACAAACCAGGCATTTAGAAGCAAAAATCCAAAGGATATTAATGTATTGGTTGTGGGTTCAACTGGGTACATTGGCAAATTTGTTGTAAAAGAGTTGGTAAAAAGGGGTTTTAATGTGATTGCTGTTGCTAGAGAGAAAAGTGGGATTAAGGGTAAGTATGGTAAAGAAGAGACTCTTAGTCAATTGAATGGAGCTAATGTGTGCTTCTCTGGGGTTACTGATTTGGATGAATTGGAGAGAAATTTGGAAAATTTTGGGGTTGGTTCGATTGATGTGGTGGTGTCATGCCTTGCGAGTCGAAATGGGGGGATTAAGGACTCGTGGTTGATTGATTATGAGGCAACAAAGAACAGTCTAACTGCTGGAAGGAAATTCGGGGCTGTTCACTTTGTGTTGCTTTCTGCAATATGTGTGCAAAAACCCCTTTTGGAGTTTCAGAGAGCCAAATTGAAATTCGAGGCGGAGTTGATGCAGGAAGCTGAAAAAGATGAGGGGTTTAGTTATAGCATTGTGAGGCCTACTGCGTTTTTCAAGAGTTTAGGAGGGCAAGTTGAGCTTGTGAAAGATGGGAAGCCTTATGTAATGTTTGGGGATGGGAAATTGTGTGCTTGTAAACCAATGAGTGAGCCTGATTTAGCTTCGTTTATTGTGGATTCTGTCTTACATGAGGATAAGATTAATCAGGTTTTACCCATTGGAGGGCCAGGAAAAGCACTTACCCCATTAGAGCAGGGAGAAATGTTGTTTAAACTCTTGGGGAAAGAGCCAAAGTTTATCAAAGTTCCTATTGAGATCATGGATTTCGCAATTGGTGTTCTTGATTTTCTAGTTAAGGTGTTCCCTTCGTTGGAAGATGCAGCGGAGTTTGGGAAAATTGGGCGGTATTATGCTGCCGAGAGTATGCTGGTTTTGGATCCTGAGACTGGAGATTACAGTGCTGAGAAAACTCCAAGCTATGGAAGAGACACTTTGGAGGAGTTCTTCCAGAAGGTTCTTACGGAAGGTATGGCTGGCCAAGAGTTGGGAGACCAGACATTAATCTAG